A single window of Ctenopharyngodon idella isolate HZGC_01 chromosome 24, HZGC01, whole genome shotgun sequence DNA harbors:
- the cnot1 gene encoding CCR4-NOT transcription complex subunit 1 isoform X5: MNLDSLSLALSQISYLVDNLTKKNYRASQQEIQHIVNRHGPEADRHLLRCLFSHVDFSGDGKSSGKDFHQTQFLIQECVSLITKPNFISTLCYAIDNPLHYQKSLKPSPHLFTQLSKVLKLSKVQEVIFGLALLNSSNADLRGFAAQFVKQKLPDLLRSYVDADLGGNQEGGFQDIAIEVLHLLLSHLLFGQKGSSGVGQEQIDAFLKTLCRDFPQERCPVVLAPLLYPDKRDILMARILPDSADLNKTMMESSLADFMQEVGYGFCASVEECRNIILQYGVREVTASQVARVLGMMARTHSGLSDGIGLQSISNPVGGGIWSDGKDKSDGSQAHTWNVEVLIDVVKEVNPNLNFKEVTYELDHPGFLIRDSKGLQIVVYGVQRGLGMEVFPVDLIYRPWKHAEGQLSFIQHSLMSPEVFCFADYPCHTVAIDILKAPPEDDNREIATWKSLDLVESLLRLSEVGHYEQVKQLFSFPIKHCPDMLVLALLQISTSWHTLRHELISTLMPIFLGNHPNSAIILHYAWHGQGQSPSIRQLIMHSMAEWYMRGEQYDQAKLSRILDVAQDLKSLSMLLNGTPFAFVIDLAALASRREYLKLDKWLTDKIREHGEPFIQACVTFLKRRCPSIMGGLAPEKDQPKSAQLPPETLATMLACLQSCAGSVSQELSETILTMVANCSNVMNKARQPPPGVLPKGRAPSTSSLDAISPVQMDPLSAMGSLSLGVSSTSHTPSMQGFPSLQGSAFSNPQSPAKAFSNLPNPNPSTAFPGINSLSSQLQGPLSTSLTGLGSGLGMPAVSSDPFGTRKMSTPGLNPPTFQQSKMKASDLSQVWPEANQHFSKEIDDEANSYFQRIYNHPPHPTMSVDEVLEMLQRFKDSNIKREREVFNCMLRNLFEEYRFFPQYPDKELHITACLFGGIIEKGLVTYMALGLALRYVLEALRKPYGSKMYYFGIAALDRFKNRLKDYPQYCQHLASIAHFLQFPHHLQEYIEYGQQSRDPPVKMQGSITTPGSLALAQAQAQSQTPKAPQPGQASTLVTTTTTTTTVAKTTTITRPTAVGPKKDVPPSINTTNIDTLLVATDQTERIVEPPENVQEKIAFIFNNLSQSNMSQKVEELKETVKEEFMPWVSQYLVMKRVSIEPNFHSLYSNFLDTLKNPEFVKMVLNETYRNIKVLLTSDKAAANFSDRSLLKNLGHWLGMITLAKNKPILYTDLELKSLLLEAYVKGQQELLYVVPFVAKVLESSLRSVIFRPQNPWTMGIMNVLAELHQEHDLKLNLKFEIEVLCKNLSLDISELKPGNLLRDKEKLKNLEEQLSAPKKETKPPEEMLPIVTTATPSTPATTTTCTATGPPTPQFSYHDINVYALAGLAPHININVNIPLLQAHPQLKQCVRPAIERAVQELVHPVVDRSIKIAMTTCEQIVRKDFALDSEESHMRVAAHHMMRNLTAGMAMITCREPLLMSIATNLKNSFAAALRAPTPQQREMMEEAAARIAQDNCELACCFIQKTAVEKAGPEMDKRLATEFELRKHARQEGRRYCDPMVLTYQAERMPEQIRLKVGGVDPKQLAVYEEFARNVPGFLPSNDLSQPTGFLAQPMKQQAWPTDDVAHIYDKCISDLEQHLHAIPPALAMNPQTQAIRSLLEAVVMARNSRDGIAALGLLQKAVEGLLDATSGADTDLLLSYRECHLLVLKALQDGRAYGPQWCNKQITRCLIECRDEYKYNVEAVELLIRNHLVNMQQYDMHLAQSMENGLNYMAVAFAMQLVKLLLVDERSVSHITEADLFHTIETLMRTSAHSRANAPEGLPQLMDVVRSNYEAMIDRHHGGPNFMMHSGISQASEYDDPPGLREKAEYLLREWVNLYHSAAAGRDSTKAFSAFVGQMHQQGILKTDDLITRFFRLCTEMCVEISYRAQAEQQHPTTSPAIIRAKCYHNLDAFVRLIALLVKHSGEATNTVTKINLLNKVLGIVVGVLIQDHDVRQTEFQQLPYHRIFIMLLLELNAPEHVLETINFQTLTAFCNTFHILRPTKAPGFVYAWLELISHRIFIARMLAHTPQQKGWPMYAQLLIDLFKYLAPFLRNVELNKPMQILYKGTLRVLLVLLHDFPEFLCDYHYGFCDVIPPNCIQLRNLILSAFPRNMRLPDPFTPNLKVDMLSEINIAPRILTNFTGVMPSQFKKDLDSYLKTRSPVTFLSELRSNLQVSNEPGNRYNIQLINALVLYVGTQAIAHIHNKGSTPSMSTITHSAHMDIFQNLAVDLDTEGRYLFLNAIANQLRYPNSHTHYFSCTMLYLFAEANAEAIQEQITRVLLERLIVNRPHPWGLLITFIELIKNPAFKFWSHDFVHCAPEIEKLFQSVAQCCMGQKQAQQVMEGTGAS; encoded by the exons ATGAATCTTGACTCGCTCTCGCTGGCTTTGTCTCAAATCAGCTACCTGGTGGACAATTTAACTAAGAAAAACTACAGAGCCAGCCAGCAGGAAATACAACAT ATTGTGAATCGTCACGGCCCTGAGGCAGACCGGCATTTATTACGCTGTCTCTTTTCCCATGTGGATTTCAGTGGCGATGGTAAAAGCAGTGGCAAAGATTTCCACCAG ACACAATTTCTAATCCAGGAGTGTGTGTCTCTTATTACGAAACCAAATTTTATTTCAACGCTTTGCTACGCCATTGACAATCCCCTGCACTATCAAAAG AGTTTGAAACCGTCACCTCATTTATTTACTCAGCTGAGTAAAGTTCTCAAGCTAAGCAAGGTTCAAGAG GTGATTTTTGGCCTTGCTCTGCTGAACTCCAGCAACGCAGACCTTCGAGGGTTTG CTGCTCAATTTGTGAAGCAGAAGCTCCCTGACCTTCTCCGCTCGTACGTGGACGCGGACCTCGGAGGGAATCAGGAAGGTGGCTTCCAGGACATTGCCATAGAGGTTCTGCATCTGCTCCTCTCCCATCTTCTGTTCGGTCAGAAGGGCTCGAGCGGAGTCGGACAAGAGCAGATTGACGCGTTCCTCAAAACACTGTGCAGAG ATTTCCCGCAGGAGCGCTGTCCTGTGGTGCTCGCACCACTGCTGTACCCTGACAAACGGGACATTCTCATGGCCAGGATCCTGCCAGACTCTGCAGATTTAAATAAGACCATGATGGAGAGTTCCCTTGCTGACTTCATGCAAGAAGTTGGCTATGGCTTTTGTGCGAG TGTCGAAGAGTGCAGGAACATAATCCTGCAGTATGGGGTGCGAGAGGTGACAGCCAGTCAGGTGGCCAGAGTGCTAGGCATGATGGCCCGCACTCACTCCGGTCTGTCCGACGGCATTGGCCTACAG TCCATTTCCAATCCAGTGGGTGGAGGGATCTGGAGTGATGGGAAGGACAAGAGTGATGGTTCTCAGGCCCACACCTGGAATGTTGAAGTTCTGATTGATGTGGTCAAAGAAGTG AACCCCAATCTGAATTTTAAAGAGGTGACCTATGAGCTTGATCACCCAGGCTTTCTGATCCGGGACAGTAAGGGTCTTCAGATAGTGGTCTATGGGGTCCAGAGGGGTCTGGGAATGGAGGTGTTCCCAGTGGATCTCATCTACAGACCATGGAAGCATGCAGAAGGACAg TTATCGTTCATTCAGCACTCCCTGATGAGTCCTGAAGTGTTCTGCTTTGCTGACTACCCCTGTCATACGGTTGCCATTGACATCCTGAAGGCCCCACCCGAGGATGACAACAGAGAGATAGCCACATG GAAGAGCTTGGACCTAGTGGAGAGCCTCTTACGCCTCTCTGAAGTTGGGCATTATGAACAGGTGAAGCAGCTCTTTAGCTTCCCCATCAAGCACTGCCCAGACATGCTGGTGCTGGCGCTGCTGCAGATCAGCACCTCCTGGCACACCCTGCGTCATGAGCTCATCTCCACCCTCATGCCCATCTTCCTGGGCAACCACCCCAACTCTGCCATCATCTTGCACTATGCCTGGCATGGACAG GGCCAGTCCCCCTCCATCCGCCAGCTGATCATGCACTCTATGGCCGAGTGGTACATGAGAGGAGAGCAATACGACCAGGCCAAGCTATCTCGCATCCTGGATGTGGCTCAAGACTTGAAG TCTCTATCGATGCTGCTGAATGGTACTCCATTTGCCTTTGTTATTGACCTTGCTGCACTTGCCTCTCGCCGTGAATACCTCAAACTTGACAAATGGCTCACTGACAAAATACGAGAGCACGGG GAGCCGTTCATCCAGGCGTGCGTCACGTTCCTGAAGAGACGATGTCCCTCTATCATGGGTGGTTTGGCTCCAGAGAAAGACCAGCCGAAGAGTGCTCAACTTCCTCCTGAAACACTGGCTACAATGCTTGCATGTCTGCAGTCTTGTGCTGG GAGTGTGTCTCAAGAGCTATCAGAGACAATCTTGACCATGGTGGCCAACTGTAGCAATGTGATGAACAAGGCCCGGCAGCCGCCACCAGGAGTCCTGCCAAAGGGACGAGCTCCCAGCACCAGCAGCTTAGATGCTATCTCACCTGTTCAA ATGGACCCTCTCTCTGCGATGGGCTCTTTGAGTTTAGGTGTCTCATCCACATCTCATACCCCGAGCATGCAAGGATTCCCCAGCCTGCAAGGCTCTGCCTTTAGTAACCCCCAGTCCCCAGCCAAAGCCTTCTCAAACCTACCAAACCCTAACCCCAGCACAGCTTTCCCAGGAATCAACTCCCTCTCTTCGCAGCTCCAAG GTCCTCTGAGCACAAGCTTGACTGGGCTTGGCTCAGGTTTGGGAATGCCCGCCGTCAGCAGCGATCCCTTCGGCACCAGGAAGATGAGCACACCGGGGCTAAACCCGCCCACATTTCAGCAGAGTAAGATGAAGGCCT CTGACCTTTCTCAGGTGTGGCCCGAGGCAAACCAGCACTTTAGTAAGGAGATTGACGATGAAGCAAACAGCTATTTCCAACGCATCTACAACCATCCGCCACACCCCACAATGTCTGTGGATGAG GTGCTGGAAATGTTGCAGAGATTTAAGGACTCAAACATCAAGCGGGAACGGGAAGTTTTTAACTGCATGCTGAGGAATCTGTTTGAGGAGTACCGATTCTTCCCTCAGTATCCAGACAAAGAGCTGCACATCACCGCATGCCTCTTTGGGGGAATCATTGAGAAGGGCTTGGTGACGTACATGGCGCTGGGCTTGGCCTTACGATATGTCCTGGAAGCTTTACGCAAACCTTATGGATCAAAGATGTATTACTTTGGGATCGCTGCACTAGATAGATTTAAAAATAG ACTGAAGGACTATCCCCAGTACTGTCAGCACTTGGCGTCAATAGCCCATTTCCTGCAGTTCCCGCACCATTTACAAGAG TATATAGAGTATGGCCAGCAGTCCAGAGACCCTCCTGTGAAGATGCAAGGCTCAATTACCACCCCAGGTAGCCTGGCTCTAGCCCAGGCTCAAGCTCAGTCTCAGACCCCTAAAGCCCCCCAACCTGGCCAAGCCAGCACCTTAGTGACCACAACCACCACGACCACCACCGTTGCCAAAACCACCACCATCACGAGACCTACAGCTGTTGGACCGAAGAAGGACGTGCCA CCTTCAATCAACACCACAAACATTGACACCTTGTTGGTGGCCACAGACCAGACTGAAAGGATCGTTGAGCCCCCAGAGAATGTTCAGGAGAAGATTGCGTTCATCTTCAACAACTTGTCCCAATCAAACATGTCACAAAAg GTGGAGGAGCTGAAAGAGACTGTGAAAGAAGAATTCATGCCCTGGGTCTCTCAGTACCTGGTCATGAAGCGTGTCAGCATTGAGCCCAACTTCCACAGCCTGTATTCTAACTTCCTGGACACACTGAAAAACCCAGAGTTTGTTAAAATGGTTCTCAATGAGACTTACAGAAACATCAAG GTCCTTCTTACCTCTGATAAGGCAGCTGCTAACTTCTCAGATCGATCCCTGCTGAAGAATTTGGGTCACTGGCTTGGAATGATCACCCTAGCTAAAAACAAACCCATCCTTTACACA GATCTGGAGCTAAAGTCTCTCTTGCTGGAGGCTTATGTGAAAGGCCAGCAGGAGTTACTGTATGTTGTCCCCTTTGTGGCCAAAGTCTTGGAATCAAGTCTGCGGAGCGTG ATCTTCAGACCGCAGAACCCTTGGACCATGGGCATCATGAATGTATTGGCTGAGCTCCACCAAGAACATGACTTAAAG CTTAACCTCAAGTTTGAGATTGAGGTGCTCTGCAAGAATCTGTCTCTGGACATCAGCGAGCTGAAACCAGGAAACCTGCTGAGAGACAAAGAGAAGCTGAAGAATTTGGAGGAGCAGCTCTCTGCACCAAAGAAAGAGACCAAGCCTCCTGAAGAGATGCTGCCTATAGTTACTACAG CTACTCCTTCGACTCCGGCCACCACCACAACCTGTACTGCCACGGGGCCACCCACGCCACAGTTCAGCTACCATGACATCAATGTGTACGCCCTGGCTGGCCTTGCCCCACACATCAACATCAATGTTAAC ATCCCACTGCTGCAGGCCCACCCTCAGTTGAAGCAGTGCGTGAGACCAGCAATTGAGCGTGCTGTACAGGAGCTTGTGCACCCAGTGGTGGACCGATCGATCAAGATCGCCATGACCACCTGCGAGCAGATAGTCCGGAAGGACTTTGCGCTAGACTCCGAGGAGTCTCACATGCGTGTGGCTGCCCACCACATGATGCGCAACCTGACCGCCGGCATGGCCATGATCACCTGTAGAGAGCCGTTGCTCATGAGCATCGCCACCAACCTGAAGAACAGCTTTGCAGCAGCTCTTAGG GCTCCCACACCCCAGCAGAGAGAAATGATGGAAGAGGCGGCTGCTCGCATCGCACAGGACAACTGTGAGCTCGCGTGTTGCTTTATCCAAAAGACAGCAGTGGAGAAAGCTGGACCTGAGATGGACAAGAGACTGGCAACT GAATTTGAGCTGAGGAAACACGCTCGCCAAGAAGGCCGCCGCTACTGTGATCCCATGGTTCTCACCTATCAGGCGGAGCGTATGCCAGAGCAAATCAGACTGAAG GTCGGTGGAGTTGATCCTAAACAGCTGGCTGTTTATGAGGAGTTCGCCAGAAACGTTCCTGGCTTCCTACCCAGTAACGACCTGTCTCAGCCCACTGGTTTCCTTGCCCAACCAATGAAG CAACAGGCATGGCCCACTGATGATGTGGCTCACATCTACGATAAGTGCATTTCGGACCTGGAGCAGCACCTGCACGCTATTCCACCTGCGCTGGCCATGAATCCACAGACCCAGGCCATACGCAGCCTCCTGGAGGCAGTTGTCATGGCTAGGAACTCCCGTGATGGCATTGCCGCATTGGGCCTTTTGCAAAAG GCTGTGGAGGGTCTGCTAGATGCCACCAGTGGTGCTGATACTGATCTGTTGCTAAGCTACAGGGAGTGCCACCTGTTGGTGCTGAAAGCTCTACAGGATGGTCGTGCCTACGGCCCACAGTGGTGCAACAAACAAATCACCAG ATGCCTGATTGAGTGCAGAGATGAATACAAGTACAACGTTGAGGCTGTAGAGCTCCTCATTAGAAATCACCTGGTCAACATGCAGCAGTATGACATGCACCTGGCTCAG TCCATGGAGAACGGACTGAACTACATGGCTGTGGCGTTTGCCATGCAGCTAGTGAAGCTACTGCTGGTTGATGAACGCAGCGTGAGCCACATCACAGAAGCAGATCTCTTCCACACCATCGAGACTCTGATGAGGACCAGTGCCCACTCCAGAGCCAATGCTCCTGAAGG TTTGCCCCAGCTGATGGATGTTGTCCGCTCCAACTACGAGGCCATGATCGATCGTCACCATGGTGGGCCAAACTTCATGATGCACTCTGGGATTTCTCAAGCCTCTGAGTATGATGACCCACCAGGTCTTAGAGAGAAGGCAGAGTACCTGCTGAGAGAATGGGTCAACCTGTACCACTCAGCAGCTGCAGGAAGGGACAGCACTAAGGCGTTCTCTGCATTTGTCGGACAG ATGCACCAGCAGGGCATCCTGAAGACCGACGACCTCATCACTCGCTTCTTCCGGCTGTGCACAGAGATGTGCGTGGAGATCAGTTACCGCGCTCAAGCTGAACAGCAGCACCCCACCACCAGCCCTGCCATTATCAGGGCCAAGTGCTACCATAACCTGGACGCTTTTGTTCGGCTCATCGCCCTTCTGGTCAAACACTCTGGAGAGGCCACCAACACGGTCACCAAAATCAACCTCCTCAACAAG GTTCTGGGCATTGTGGTGGGTGTGTTGATCCAGGATCACGATGTGAGGCAGACGGAGTTCCAGCAGCTTCCATACCACCGAATCTTCATCATGCTTCTGCTGGAGCTTAATGCACCGGAGCATGTGCTGGAGACCATCAACTTCCAGACCCTCACTGCCTTCTG CAACACCTTCCACATCCTGAGGCCGACTAAAGCACCTGGTTTTGTGTACGCTTGGCTGGAGCTCATCTCTCACCGCATCTTCATTGCCAGGATGCTTGCacacaccccacaacaaaag GGTTGGCCAATGTATGCCCAGCTGCTTATTGACTTGTTCAAGTATCTTGCACCCTTCCTAAGGAATGTTGAACTCAACAAACCTATGCAAATTCTCTACAAG GGAACACTTCGTGTGCTGCTTGTCCTGCTACATGACTTCCCAGAATTCCTGTGCGACTACCATTATGGCTTTTGCGATGTCATCCCGCCCAACTGCATCCAGCTGAGGAACCTGATCCTGAGTGCCTTCCCCCGCAACATGAGGCTTCCAGACCCCTTCACCCCTAATCTGAAG GTGGATATGCTGAGCGAAATCAACATCGCTCCCCGCATCCTCACTAACTTCACCGGTGTGATGCCGTCCCAGTTTAAAAAGGATCTTGACTCCTACCTCAAGACCCGCTCTCCTGTCACCTTCCTCTCTGAGCTGCGCAGCAACCTGCAG GTGTCCAACGAGCCTGGAAACCGCTACAACATCCAGCTGATCAACGCTCTTGTGCTGTACGTTGGAACCCAGGCCATTGCCCACATCCACAACAAGGGCAGCACTCCCTCCATGAGCACCATCACGCACTCAGCACACATGGACATCTTCCAGAACCTTGCAGTCGATCTAGACACTGAAG GCCGCTATCTGTTCCTGAATGCGATAGCCAATCAGCTGCGTTATCCAAACAGCCACACACACTACTTTAGTTGTACCATGCTGTATCTGTTTGCCGAGGCCAACGCTGAAGCCATTCAAGAGCAGATCACCAG GGTCCTGCTGGAGAGGCTGATTGTGAACAGGCCGCACCCATGGGGTCTGCTCATCACCTTCATAGAGCTGATCAAGAACCCTGCCTTTAAGTTCTGGAGCCATGATTTTGTGCACTGTGCCCCAGAGATCGAGAA GTTGTTCCAGTCGGTGGCTCAGTGCTGCATGGGGCAGAAGCAGGCCCAGCAGGTGATGGAGGGAACAGGTGCCAGTTAG